A DNA window from Alligator mississippiensis isolate rAllMis1 chromosome 11, rAllMis1, whole genome shotgun sequence contains the following coding sequences:
- the LOC132243944 gene encoding olfactory receptor 4D1-like, whose translation MEVENLTTTVTEFVLLGLTQSPELKYLLFLVFFLVYLMTWLSNLTTIIVVVTNSHLHIPLYFFLANLAFADISDSSITAVKLLWDLASHTRTISFNWCIIQIFFFHFSEGAGILLLVVMAVDRYVAIHKPLHYLTVMNQEVCTGLVIGSWMGGFTHSIVQTALIIQLPFCGPNILDNFYCDVPQVIKLACANTDLVELLMVSNSGLLLSCIYLILLISYSIILVKIRKNITDGQHKALSTCAAQITVMSLIFIPGIFIYDRPFKKLLGDKIVSVTYSLITPMLNPIIYTLRNAEMKNAIWRLMSRILLCRRK comes from the coding sequence ATGGAAGTGGAAAACCTCACGACCACAGTGACGGAATTTGTCCTCTTGGGTCTCACCCAGAGTCCAGAGCTGAAATATCTTCTTTTCCTGGTCTTCTTCTTAGTCTACCTCATGACCTGGCTCAGCAACCTGACCACCATCATTGTGGTGGTCACCAATAGCCATCTCCACATTCCACTGTACTTCTTTCTGGCCAACTTGGCCTTCGCAGACATCAGTGACTCTTCAATCACGGCAGTCAAGTTGTTGTGGGACCTTGCTTCTCACACCAGAACCATATCCTTCAACTGGTGCATCATTCAgatattcttttttcattttagtgAAGGTGCTGGCATCCTCCTCTTGGTGGTGATGGCAGTTGATCGGTATGTGGCCATTCATAAGCCACTGCATTACTTGACAGTCATGAATCAGGAGGTGTGCACAGGACTGGTGATAGGGTCATGGATGGGAGGATTTACTCACTCTATTGTTCAGACTGCACTGATCATCCAGCTTCCGTTCTGTGGACCCAATATCCTGGACAATTTCTACTGTGATGTCCCACAGGTCATCAAACTGGCCTGTGCTAATACCGACCTAGTTGAGCTGCTGATGGTCTCCAACAGTGGACTGCTCCTTTCATGCATCTATTTGATCTTGCTCATATCTTATAGTATCATCTTAGTCAAAATCAGGAAAAACATAACAGATGGACAGCACAAAGCTCTGTCTACCTGTGCTGCCCAGATCACAGTCATGAGCTTAATATTTATCCCAGGAATCTTTATCTATGACCGACCCTTCAAGAAGTTATTAGGAGACAAGATAGTTTCTGTCACCTACTCTCTCATCACTCCAATGTTGAACCCAATCATTTACACTCTAAGAAATGCCGAGATGAAAAATGCTATCTGGAGGTTAATGAGCAGAATATTGCTCTGCAGGAGAAAGTAA